A genomic region of Lysinibacillus sp. 2017 contains the following coding sequences:
- a CDS encoding GNAT family N-acetyltransferase, whose translation MKFVFPTDNEIPFEIRHYLSEQGYMIEIMEMYAIQPNVFTKEILDITVVVEFLTEHDLSGYLALHYDEEFRWGESYERDKQNMLTRNFNEHRKVQIIAKIDGQVVGSVDVIVEKETAEIDNLYVQPHYQRRGIGTKLQQFVMEQYHDKSILLVADGEDTPREMYTKQGYSYIGKQYSAIKMNLD comes from the coding sequence TTGAAGTTTGTTTTTCCAACAGATAATGAGATTCCATTTGAAATAAGACATTATTTAAGCGAGCAAGGTTATATGATTGAGATTATGGAAATGTATGCGATTCAACCGAATGTTTTTACGAAAGAAATTCTAGATATAACAGTAGTAGTTGAATTTTTAACAGAACATGATCTTTCAGGTTATTTGGCGCTCCATTATGACGAGGAATTTAGATGGGGAGAATCGTATGAACGAGACAAACAAAATATGCTAACACGTAATTTTAATGAACATCGTAAAGTTCAGATCATCGCGAAAATCGATGGCCAAGTTGTTGGATCAGTCGATGTCATCGTTGAGAAAGAGACGGCAGAAATCGATAATCTTTATGTGCAGCCACACTATCAACGACGGGGTATCGGTACAAAGCTCCAACAATTTGTCATGGAACAATATCATGATAAATCGATTCTATTAGTAGCTGACGGAGAAGACACCCCACGTGAAATGTATACAAAACAAGGATATTCCTATATAGGAAAGCAATATAGTGCCATAAAAATGAATTTAGATTAG
- a CDS encoding thiamine pyrophosphate-binding protein: MALRKCFEGRPGVVHLDIPENILNTKVNCEIAFWEPSQYRMMELPKASQYQVERAAQLLKTANFPIIHAGSGVLHSGAKQELTEVAEKLQAMVTTSWAGRGAMSEENPLMMPMVHIEANNNVRNDADVVLILGSRVGETDWWGKAPYWNANQTVIQVDLEPAILGANKPAELLIQSDIKSFLQQLLLELESDVLPSFDRQREELIEKHISARKSHRKKLDEHLADKNKPMNPAQIPHLAGKIFPKNTPLVIDGGNTAIWTNFYYEVNDEMPVISTFKFGMLGAGVGQALGAAVAKPNGPVLCIIGDGAMGFHPQEIETAIRNNLHVVYIVLCDKQWGMVKMNQHFALRPIKTMLKKTLDPHESINADLGEIRFDLVAEAMGAHGEYVDNPADLEQALKKSIEVGKCTVIHAEVDPVKHMWAPGLRFFKDMHAEPKGK; encoded by the coding sequence ATGGCGTTACGAAAATGCTTTGAAGGGAGACCGGGTGTTGTTCATTTAGATATTCCTGAAAATATTTTGAATACGAAAGTGAATTGTGAGATTGCGTTTTGGGAGCCTTCACAATATCGCATGATGGAATTACCGAAAGCATCTCAATATCAAGTAGAGCGTGCGGCACAGCTATTGAAGACCGCTAATTTCCCAATTATTCATGCAGGTAGTGGCGTACTGCATTCTGGAGCAAAACAAGAGTTAACGGAAGTCGCAGAGAAATTACAAGCGATGGTCACAACAAGTTGGGCAGGGCGCGGGGCGATGAGTGAAGAAAATCCACTTATGATGCCAATGGTTCACATTGAAGCAAATAATAATGTTCGAAATGACGCGGACGTTGTGCTAATTCTAGGTTCTCGAGTTGGCGAAACGGACTGGTGGGGGAAAGCACCATACTGGAACGCAAATCAAACCGTGATTCAGGTAGATTTAGAGCCTGCTATTTTAGGGGCAAATAAGCCAGCTGAACTATTAATTCAGTCTGATATCAAATCATTTTTACAGCAATTATTACTCGAATTAGAAAGTGACGTTTTACCTTCATTTGATCGTCAACGTGAAGAGCTTATTGAAAAACATATTAGTGCTAGAAAGAGTCACCGAAAAAAATTAGATGAGCATTTAGCAGATAAAAATAAACCGATGAATCCAGCACAAATTCCGCACTTAGCGGGTAAAATTTTCCCTAAAAATACGCCACTTGTTATCGATGGTGGAAATACTGCTATTTGGACGAACTTTTACTATGAAGTTAATGATGAAATGCCCGTAATCTCTACGTTCAAGTTTGGAATGCTTGGTGCAGGTGTAGGTCAAGCGTTAGGTGCAGCTGTAGCAAAACCAAATGGACCCGTTCTTTGTATTATTGGTGACGGCGCAATGGGCTTCCATCCTCAAGAAATTGAAACGGCCATTCGTAATAACTTGCATGTAGTTTATATCGTACTATGTGATAAACAGTGGGGAATGGTGAAGATGAACCAGCATTTCGCATTACGTCCTATTAAAACGATGTTAAAGAAAACATTAGATCCACATGAAAGTATTAATGCCGATTTAGGAGAAATTCGTTTCGATTTAGTAGCTGAAGCAATGGGTGCACACGGGGAGTATGTTGATAACCCAGCTGATTTAGAACAAGCGCTTAAAAAATCGATTGAAGTAGGGAAATGTACAGTAATTCATGCTGAAGTAGATCCAGTTAAGCATATGTGGGCACCTGGACTACGCTTTTTCAAAGATATGCACGCTGAACCGAAAGGAAAATAA
- a CDS encoding GNAT family N-acetyltransferase: MKILQNDIVKLVPIQSEHVEGIWKVCQHAEIWEHLSVTLMDYESVVQYVDRAVKNREAQTDFSFVIVDVQTNEIIGSTTFMDFSVQHKRTEIGSTWITPNYWRTSINTNCKFLLFQYAFEELNLNRVQIKTGHENFRSQKAIERLGATKEGILRNHMIKKDGLVRHTVMYSIIKEEWPELKQRFIDQLL, translated from the coding sequence ATGAAAATTTTACAAAATGACATCGTGAAACTCGTACCGATTCAATCTGAACACGTAGAGGGTATATGGAAGGTTTGTCAACACGCTGAAATTTGGGAGCATTTATCAGTTACGTTAATGGATTATGAAAGTGTTGTGCAGTATGTGGATAGAGCGGTAAAAAATAGGGAAGCACAAACAGATTTCTCATTTGTCATTGTCGATGTCCAAACAAATGAAATTATCGGTTCGACAACCTTTATGGATTTTTCGGTTCAGCATAAGCGTACAGAAATAGGGTCTACGTGGATTACACCAAACTATTGGCGCACAAGTATAAATACAAATTGTAAGTTTTTATTGTTTCAATATGCATTTGAAGAGCTTAATCTAAATCGTGTTCAAATCAAAACAGGACATGAAAATTTCCGTTCACAAAAAGCCATTGAACGTCTTGGTGCGACAAAAGAGGGGATCTTGCGTAATCATATGATAAAAAAAGATGGGTTGGTTCGTCATACGGTTATGTATAGCATCATTAAAGAAGAATGGCCGGAATTAAAGCAACGTTTTATTGATCAATTACTATAA
- a CDS encoding dehydrogenase, translating to MKNGLLRSIMFVFVFVLLTACTEQEQHTDLAPNKAQPTGGHSSIDNSTQQLTIKHELLFQLAFVPHELGTTISVIQDEQLYESWAEISQFESVPTIDFEKEEVLFVTTYADGCGRVLENVTKEGNQLMVQLNYPEDIRNNKQIVCTEIAVPVTFVVKMDKTGLTHGTLKDVYHTLLENQLLIQ from the coding sequence ATGAAAAACGGTTTGTTACGATCCATTATGTTCGTATTCGTATTCGTTTTATTAACTGCATGTACTGAACAAGAACAGCATACAGATCTAGCTCCTAATAAAGCACAGCCTACTGGAGGACATTCTTCAATTGATAATTCGACACAGCAATTAACTATAAAGCATGAATTACTTTTCCAATTAGCGTTTGTCCCACATGAGTTAGGAACAACTATTTCGGTTATTCAAGATGAACAATTGTATGAATCTTGGGCAGAAATTTCCCAATTCGAATCTGTTCCAACTATTGATTTTGAAAAAGAAGAAGTTTTATTTGTTACTACCTATGCAGATGGATGCGGGCGAGTTTTAGAAAATGTAACAAAGGAAGGCAATCAATTAATGGTTCAACTAAATTATCCAGAAGATATCCGAAACAACAAGCAAATCGTCTGTACTGAAATAGCAGTACCGGTTACATTCGTTGTGAAAATGGACAAAACGGGTTTAACGCATGGCACATTAAAGGATGTCTACCATACCTTATTAGAAAATCAATTATTAATTCAATAA
- a CDS encoding amino acid permease, whose amino-acid sequence MEQHELKRDLKNRHVQLIAIGGTIGTGLFLGSGRAVSLAGPSIILAYLIVGIALFFVMRALGELLLSKGGYSSFTEFATEYLGEWAGYITGWTYWFCWIMTAMADIIAIGMYMQYWFDIPQWVPAILCLIVLLALNLLTVKLFGELEFWFALIKIITIVALIVIGIVLLIIGFETDSGKVAVSNLWAHGGLFPNGAFGFLMAFQMVVFAFVGVELIGVTASETANPQKNIPSAINKIPFRILLFYVGALFVILTINPWDTFSAASSPFVQVFTLVGIPVAAGIINFVVITSAASSGNSGLFSTSRMLFSLGNNKQAPKAFGKLNKHSVPQNGLILSGAIVSAGALLSYFMPEDAFSIVTTVSSICFIWVWSIILISHIIYKKRHPELHATSIFKAPLTPFINYVVLAFFVFLLVVMAISDLTRTALMFTPLWFILLFVLYKVQKK is encoded by the coding sequence TTGGAACAACATGAATTAAAACGCGATCTTAAAAACAGACATGTCCAGCTAATTGCGATTGGCGGAACAATTGGGACAGGGTTATTTTTAGGGTCAGGAAGAGCGGTCTCACTCGCAGGACCATCCATTATATTGGCGTATTTAATCGTCGGGATTGCACTGTTTTTCGTGATGCGTGCATTAGGGGAGTTATTACTATCTAAAGGCGGCTATTCATCATTTACTGAATTCGCCACGGAATACTTAGGTGAGTGGGCAGGTTACATAACAGGCTGGACGTATTGGTTTTGCTGGATTATGACGGCAATGGCAGACATTATTGCAATCGGCATGTATATGCAGTATTGGTTTGATATACCACAGTGGGTACCAGCTATCCTATGTTTAATCGTATTACTGGCACTCAATCTATTAACTGTAAAACTATTTGGAGAACTAGAGTTTTGGTTCGCCTTAATTAAAATAATTACGATTGTTGCATTAATTGTCATCGGCATTGTGTTACTTATCATTGGCTTTGAAACCGATTCAGGAAAAGTAGCCGTTTCAAATCTTTGGGCGCATGGTGGCTTGTTCCCGAACGGGGCATTCGGTTTCTTAATGGCTTTCCAAATGGTTGTCTTTGCCTTTGTTGGAGTCGAATTAATCGGGGTAACGGCATCTGAAACTGCAAACCCCCAAAAAAATATTCCATCTGCAATCAATAAAATTCCATTTCGAATTTTACTGTTTTATGTAGGGGCATTATTCGTTATTTTAACGATTAACCCATGGGATACTTTTAGCGCGGCAAGTTCACCGTTCGTGCAAGTATTTACATTAGTAGGCATTCCCGTTGCGGCGGGCATTATTAACTTCGTTGTTATTACGTCTGCAGCTTCATCAGGGAATAGTGGTTTGTTTTCAACGAGCCGCATGTTATTTAGCTTAGGAAACAATAAACAAGCTCCAAAAGCTTTTGGTAAATTAAATAAACATAGCGTACCACAAAATGGCTTAATTTTATCAGGAGCGATCGTTTCGGCGGGGGCATTACTAAGCTATTTCATGCCAGAAGATGCATTTAGTATCGTTACAACAGTAAGTTCGATTTGCTTTATTTGGGTGTGGAGTATTATTTTAATTTCACATATCATTTATAAAAAACGTCATCCAGAACTCCATGCAACATCGATTTTCAAGGCACCGTTAACACCATTCATTAACTATGTCGTGTTGGCATTCTTCGTCTTTTTACTCGTTGTTATGGCCATTTCTGATTTAACAAGAACTGCGTTAATGTTCACACCGCTATGGTTTATCCTGCTGTTTGTTCTTTATAAAGTTCAAAAAAAATAG
- a CDS encoding bile acid:sodium symporter family protein: protein MGIDQIQVNFSESALMIMNIVIGFIMFGVALDLQFADFKRSLRTPKPALIGLACQFLLLPAITFVLVSIVQPPPSIALGLFLVAACPGGNLSNFLTHLAKGNTPLSISMSAISTVLAIVMTPLNTIFWASLYGPTKEIITTFSINVVDMFTTIFFMLGLPLILGMYIRRKMPKFAARVNQIMMKLSIVIFVLFVIVMVANNFDAFFNNVGAVVGVVILQNALAISIGYSASRALKVKDRDRRAIAIEVGIQNSGLGLVLIFNFFGGLGGMALVAAFWGIWHIVSGLTIATFWSRKVPVENEVSIVQGEHA from the coding sequence ATGGGAATAGATCAAATTCAAGTGAATTTTAGTGAATCTGCATTGATGATTATGAATATTGTGATTGGTTTTATCATGTTTGGTGTCGCACTTGACTTACAGTTTGCTGATTTTAAGCGCTCTTTAAGAACACCAAAGCCCGCGTTAATCGGCTTAGCTTGCCAATTTTTATTGCTACCTGCTATTACCTTTGTTTTAGTGTCAATTGTTCAGCCACCACCTAGTATTGCACTCGGACTATTTCTAGTAGCCGCTTGCCCAGGAGGAAACTTATCGAACTTTTTAACGCATTTAGCAAAAGGGAATACACCACTATCGATTAGTATGTCAGCAATATCAACTGTACTCGCGATCGTAATGACACCACTTAATACAATTTTTTGGGCATCATTATATGGTCCGACGAAGGAAATCATTACGACATTTAGCATTAATGTCGTGGATATGTTTACAACCATCTTCTTTATGCTCGGGTTACCATTAATTCTTGGTATGTATATTCGCAGAAAAATGCCGAAGTTTGCAGCTCGTGTGAATCAAATTATGATGAAGCTTTCAATCGTAATCTTTGTATTATTTGTCATCGTGATGGTTGCCAATAATTTTGATGCTTTCTTCAATAATGTAGGTGCTGTTGTTGGGGTTGTAATTTTACAAAATGCCTTGGCAATTAGTATCGGGTACTCGGCTTCTCGCGCATTAAAAGTGAAAGACCGTGATCGTCGAGCAATTGCGATTGAGGTAGGTATTCAAAATTCAGGCTTAGGGTTGGTGCTCATATTTAACTTCTTCGGGGGCCTTGGTGGAATGGCATTAGTTGCAGCATTTTGGGGGATTTGGCACATCGTTTCCGGTCTGACAATTGCAACATTCTGGTCAAGGAAAGTACCTGTAGAAAATGAGGTATCAATTGTACAGGGGGAACACGCATGA
- a CDS encoding MFS transporter: protein MTVKKEYVLLLTGLGVSNLGNWIYLIALNLSVWHLTKSPAAVAGIYIVGPIARILCSFFAGSIIDRHNKKRLLIWSDIIRGVIICIMPFFSSIWGIYTLIFLTSMVGSFFHPSSTFMITKIVQTEDRPRFNAINSILSSGCFMIGPALSGAIIAISNTSVAMWVNAVTFFLCAWMISLLPNVEEVNEKARSFVTLSMIKSDFQQVWQFIKLKPSLRTFILLYSLALMIAYSLDSQEMSFLKDFHQVSDTVYGVIVGITGIGAILGGIAAAAFVKKISLITYIGAGFTMTLFCYFIFYFSQSLVSAIIAFIALGFFMAFSNTGYATLYQKSIPTSIMGRFGSTLSLFESVVQIGFTLLLGLFAEWFTIRLVTSIFAFLGCILAISVYVHLMKNRSSLQMEEVTE, encoded by the coding sequence TTGACAGTAAAAAAGGAATACGTCCTATTATTAACAGGCTTAGGTGTTTCCAATTTAGGTAACTGGATCTACCTGATCGCGTTAAATTTATCAGTTTGGCATTTAACTAAGTCCCCTGCAGCCGTTGCAGGTATCTATATTGTGGGACCGATTGCACGTATTTTATGCAGTTTTTTTGCAGGCTCTATTATCGATCGCCATAATAAAAAACGGTTATTGATATGGAGTGATATCATTCGTGGAGTGATCATTTGCATCATGCCATTTTTTTCTTCAATTTGGGGTATCTATACACTTATTTTTTTAACGAGTATGGTGGGTAGTTTCTTTCATCCAAGCAGTACCTTCATGATTACAAAAATTGTTCAAACAGAAGATCGACCACGCTTTAATGCAATCAATAGTATTTTAAGTTCAGGATGCTTTATGATTGGTCCCGCGCTTAGTGGAGCTATCATCGCTATAAGTAATACTTCTGTTGCCATGTGGGTAAATGCTGTAACATTTTTCCTCTGCGCATGGATGATTTCGCTTTTACCAAATGTCGAGGAGGTAAATGAAAAAGCACGCTCATTTGTAACGCTTTCTATGATAAAAAGTGATTTTCAACAAGTATGGCAATTCATTAAATTAAAGCCCTCATTACGCACATTTATCCTTTTATATTCACTAGCATTAATGATTGCCTATTCACTAGATTCACAAGAAATGTCATTTTTGAAGGATTTCCATCAAGTGTCTGATACTGTTTATGGAGTGATTGTTGGGATTACGGGGATTGGCGCCATTTTAGGAGGAATAGCTGCAGCTGCATTCGTGAAAAAAATCTCGCTTATAACGTATATTGGTGCCGGCTTTACAATGACACTGTTTTGTTATTTTATTTTCTACTTTTCACAAAGTTTAGTGTCTGCAATTATAGCATTTATTGCGCTTGGATTTTTTATGGCATTTTCCAATACCGGCTATGCAACGCTTTACCAAAAATCCATTCCCACTTCAATTATGGGCCGCTTTGGTAGCACATTGAGCTTATTTGAAAGTGTCGTTCAAATTGGTTTCACCTTATTACTTGGCTTATTTGCGGAGTGGTTTACCATTCGACTCGTTACAAGTATTTTCGCTTTCTTAGGATGCATCCTTGCCATTTCGGTATATGTCCATCTAATGAAAAATCGCTCTAGCTTACAAATGGAGGAGGTTACAGAATGA
- a CDS encoding DUF5613 domain-containing protein codes for MNFSFQNIHVFAELEKETEDFKHYKLDEVKGRYDSNFLEFKVIPTLYQFQDAERYLKQFHRFRGTTIFEVCFSNR; via the coding sequence ATGAATTTTTCATTTCAAAATATCCATGTATTTGCAGAGCTTGAAAAAGAGACCGAGGATTTCAAACATTATAAGCTAGATGAAGTAAAGGGGCGCTATGATAGTAACTTTCTTGAATTTAAAGTGATACCGACACTGTATCAATTTCAAGATGCAGAGCGCTACTTAAAACAATTTCACCGTTTTCGGGGGACAACTATTTTTGAAGTTTGTTTTTCCAACAGATAA
- a CDS encoding methyl-accepting chemotaxis protein codes for MKLLKNLKVRKKIILLIVISIMITLLIAGLSYVQTRNMTKNIEDIYEEKFIPNDWLSNAISVNLRIDSIIIALMKSTDDAEKKQLHSEIDDGVDQVLTDLASYEDLDLTEEEKLGLANFYDAVQRLTNNQDEVIRLALAGENDKAYKLFREVVKTPREDLIASLQSLRQYKVEQSEQIVNDSIASANASNIRNVIINIISIIILITLGIMISRLITKPLEQLRNQLHKVQHGDFTVQGTYQSKDEIGVLTNSFNETFASLREVLQKVKSSSDHVDNTSQELMANVEQSTSAAEHVVASIQEIASGSEQTKYRLEENAIVIDHVATGFADIRKNIQEVQRLASISFTVAQEGSTIVEQNLTQMQNIKQSIQQSNNVVQTLSNQVGEVDEILKAIEGISQQTNLLALNAAIEAARAGEHGKGFAVVADEVRKLAEQSMNATKSVGTILANIKQDTAESVQIMDVVYTEAENGLAITENTSNKFQDILMHTTEVAPVMTKATHAVEEIVGDFNTFTSSADSILSIAISNSTNSEMVSAASEQQAAAMEDMNHSSRGLAHVATELNEVVKKFTL; via the coding sequence ATGAAATTACTAAAAAACTTAAAAGTTCGTAAAAAAATAATACTTTTGATAGTCATCAGTATTATGATTACGCTACTAATTGCAGGGTTATCTTACGTACAAACACGTAATATGACGAAAAATATTGAAGATATTTATGAAGAAAAATTTATTCCAAACGACTGGTTAAGTAACGCCATTTCTGTTAATTTACGTATTGATAGCATCATCATTGCATTGATGAAGTCAACGGATGATGCAGAAAAGAAACAATTACACAGTGAAATCGATGACGGTGTAGACCAAGTGTTAACTGACTTAGCATCCTATGAAGATTTGGATCTGACAGAGGAAGAAAAGCTAGGATTAGCAAATTTCTATGATGCCGTACAACGTCTAACGAACAATCAAGATGAAGTAATCCGCCTAGCATTAGCAGGTGAAAATGATAAGGCCTATAAATTATTCCGAGAAGTTGTTAAAACGCCACGTGAAGATTTAATTGCCTCGCTACAATCATTACGCCAATACAAAGTAGAACAGTCTGAACAAATCGTAAATGATAGTATTGCATCCGCTAATGCGAGTAATATTCGCAATGTCATCATTAATATTATTTCGATTATTATTTTAATTACATTAGGCATAATGATTTCACGATTAATTACGAAACCACTAGAACAATTACGCAATCAATTACATAAAGTTCAACACGGTGATTTCACCGTACAAGGAACGTATCAATCAAAAGATGAAATTGGCGTATTAACTAACTCGTTTAACGAGACATTTGCCTCTTTACGCGAGGTATTACAAAAAGTAAAATCTTCATCTGACCATGTCGATAATACATCACAAGAATTAATGGCTAATGTCGAGCAATCAACTTCTGCTGCCGAGCATGTTGTCGCTTCGATTCAAGAAATTGCCTCAGGCTCAGAGCAAACGAAATACCGCCTTGAAGAAAATGCCATTGTTATCGATCACGTGGCAACTGGCTTTGCAGATATTCGTAAAAATATTCAAGAAGTACAACGATTAGCTTCTATTTCGTTCACTGTTGCACAAGAAGGTTCGACAATCGTTGAGCAAAACTTAACGCAAATGCAAAATATTAAACAATCGATTCAGCAATCAAATAATGTTGTTCAAACATTATCAAATCAAGTGGGTGAAGTTGATGAAATTTTAAAAGCAATTGAAGGTATTTCACAACAAACCAACTTACTTGCATTAAACGCAGCAATCGAAGCAGCTCGTGCTGGCGAACACGGTAAAGGTTTTGCTGTCGTTGCTGATGAAGTACGTAAATTAGCTGAACAATCGATGAATGCTACTAAATCCGTAGGGACTATTTTAGCGAATATTAAACAAGATACCGCTGAATCTGTTCAAATTATGGATGTCGTTTATACAGAAGCTGAAAATGGTCTTGCCATTACAGAAAATACATCGAATAAATTCCAAGATATTTTAATGCATACAACTGAAGTCGCACCAGTAATGACAAAAGCCACACATGCTGTTGAAGAAATTGTCGGTGACTTTAACACATTTACATCAAGTGCCGATTCCATTTTATCTATTGCCATTAGTAATTCGACAAACAGCGAAATGGTTTCAGCTGCATCTGAACAACAAGCTGCTGCTATGGAAGATATGAATCACTCAAGTAGAGGCTTAGCCCATGTGGCAACAGAGTTAAACGAAGTTGTAAAGAAATTTACGCTATAA
- a CDS encoding SDR family oxidoreductase — protein MNVLITGAAGYLGKQLVDYLLKKTNHKVIAADIREQSPFEEHGNLNYVQLDVRSDEAQDIFTTYNIETVVHLASIVTPGKKSNRDFEYSVDVLGTKNILQACIGAGVRRIVVSSSGAAYGYHKDNADWLVETDAIRGNEAFAYSYHKRLVEELLEDYHQQFPQLEQIIFRIGTILGENVRNQITNLFEQKALIGISGSDSPFVFIWDQDVVACFAKAIESEKTGIYNLAGDGALTVDDLGVLLNKRVIRIPATVVSASLFALKRLNLSQYGEEQVDFLRYRPVLSNKKLKEEFGYIPMKTSLEVFEHYLWSRLKELSYNSVV, from the coding sequence ATGAACGTATTAATAACTGGAGCAGCAGGTTATTTAGGGAAGCAACTTGTAGACTACTTATTAAAAAAAACAAATCACAAAGTAATAGCAGCAGATATACGGGAACAATCGCCTTTTGAGGAACATGGAAATTTAAACTACGTACAACTGGATGTACGCTCAGATGAAGCGCAAGATATTTTTACTACGTATAACATCGAGACTGTTGTCCATTTAGCTTCGATTGTGACACCAGGAAAGAAAAGCAATCGGGATTTTGAGTATTCGGTGGATGTTTTAGGGACAAAAAATATTTTACAAGCTTGTATCGGCGCGGGTGTAAGGCGAATTGTCGTATCTTCAAGTGGGGCAGCATATGGCTATCACAAAGATAACGCTGACTGGTTAGTTGAGACGGACGCAATACGTGGTAATGAAGCATTTGCTTATTCGTATCATAAGCGATTAGTAGAGGAACTGTTAGAAGATTACCATCAACAATTTCCTCAGCTGGAGCAAATTATTTTTAGAATTGGAACGATTTTAGGCGAAAATGTCCGCAATCAAATCACCAATTTATTTGAGCAAAAGGCACTGATTGGCATTTCTGGTTCAGATAGTCCCTTTGTATTTATTTGGGATCAAGATGTGGTGGCATGTTTTGCAAAAGCGATTGAAAGTGAAAAAACAGGAATATACAATTTAGCTGGAGACGGTGCATTAACGGTGGATGATTTGGGCGTATTACTGAATAAACGCGTTATTAGGATTCCTGCTACTGTTGTGAGTGCTAGCTTATTTGCTTTAAAGCGATTAAACTTATCGCAATATGGCGAAGAACAAGTCGATTTTTTACGATATCGTCCTGTGCTAAGCAATAAAAAATTAAAAGAAGAGTTTGGCTACATTCCAATGAAAACATCATTAGAAGTATTTGAACACTATTTATGGAGTCGTTTAAAAGAGCTTTCATATAATTCTGTAGTTTAA